Genomic DNA from Magnolia sinica isolate HGM2019 chromosome 4, MsV1, whole genome shotgun sequence:
GAACCTCCTGCCAATGgacttcgcaggaaatccgcgtccggaaaaAGTCTCTTCGAGAAAACCTATTCTCAACGTTCATTAGAGAATAcacgttcttcttcttttttttaaaaaaaaaaaaaagaaaaaaagaaaaaaaaatccgaaCTCAAGTGTGGCCAAACCGAtaattggatgggcctgattttcggAGTGTCCCATTTTCATGTCAGGGAAACCCTGCTGGACCATACATACGCACAAAATTCTCCTCCACAACAGACCTTGTAATTACTGATTAagcaaaatggaaaaagaaaagaatacaatATGAAACAAAAGAATGAGATATCAATGAATTCACAGAAAAGAATCAAAGAGGATGGACtaaacacaaaaaataaataaatttccaaATGACATTCGGTCGATTGGATCTGAGCATGCATTTTACATCTGTTGGGATCTCATCCTACTACTCGATGATCCCTTCTTTTGTTTCATCCGACGGTCAGACCTCATCCTCAGCTGAGCCAGCTGATCTTCCCATGTCGCTCTCGAGAACTCCGATCTCGTCGCACCCATGTAAGTATCTGCTGCCTTGCACAAACCCAATTCACAATCATACTTCCTACGCGAGATCGGATCAGACAACGTCTCATAAGCCTTACGAAGCTCAACGAACATCCACGTGAATTCTTCCTTCCTAGAAGGAGGGCAAACATCTGGGTGGCATCGAAGTGCCTTGTTCCTATAAGCTTTCTTTATCTCATCAAACCCTGCTTTCTCCGAGTCGAGCGACAGAAGTTTGTAGAAATTCGTCTCGCTTACTGTATTCGATCTGGTTACACTGCATGAGATTGTTTTGGTCTTGCTACGTGTTTGGAGGCTGCGACGAGAGGAAAATTCCATCGGTTTGAACATAGTCAGGCTAGAACTTATGGCAATATCCATGGTTTGTAtgagattgaaagggattggaattGGGATGAGGGTGATTGGAATGAtgaaataaaatgatttagaTGGAAATGAGAATGATTGGGATGATTaaaactcatacatatatatatagaaaaggagAGAGGAGCAAGTCGTGTGAGTTTCGTGACGACAAGAACAAGGTTTAAACACGTTCAACGCGTTTTCTTGTGTGGAAAGTATCGATGGAGAAAGTAAAAAATACGCAAGGACTTCGTAAAAGGATGAAATGGAGTAATTAATTGTTTTACGTGGGTAGAGGGATGTCTGGGTGATTGTAACCGTCCGTCTTACTTGGTTGTTATTGCCAGATGAAATGTATCTCTGTAACTATAATGAAGAGAtgatctcatccattgatttggaaGTTGAACATGGTCCACTCCATCATCAAATTTTATTTGTAAATATTTATGGTCAGAATTTAAGGCTAGAAATGGTTTGGGTCCACCGTCCACCCACGTGTagcagatggacggtccacatgcACTGATCACAGAAAAAAGGCGGTGAAACTTGCAAATGTCTATCTTTGTTTGGTTAACATGTCTGAATCTGAGCCACCTAGCTAATTTCCAGACAGGTGTGGAAGCCCCCACATGCGGGAAAGGGAACTATAGAGAAGCGTGTGGGGTTTGCATAGCTTGCTTGGTTTTGATCTAGAGAACTGTTTGCATGcctataataaataaattttaaaattacaatataaattattttaactttttttttttgttaggtttctttttttttttttttttttacacaccccacacactcacgcctaattattttaacttaaaattatttatttatgttaACAAATACAATAATTTCCAATAAATTTGCAAGAAATTAAAAAGTAAAAACCAACGAGAATTTGAAAATTCCCATAATattattgtgattgttttatttattttctagaaAGTATGGCAAGATTTTTAAAATCTAAGTGATATTTGTAAAATCAAAATAAAGAAGGATAACATTTTCTATTCCCTAGAAGTTTtgtgttctttttttttaatctactcATGTCTTCTtgcaagggagcggattaggtgtgaccTTGgcttcacccaagacagtgcggtcCTTACCATGACGCCCACATTTATGTGTCTATTCtgtatccacccgtccatccttttttcccgatcattttacgatatgatcccaaaaatgaagaagacccaattaccaagtggaccatactctatgtaacagtgatgattgactataaatgggccaacttttttttggataaagctgatattcgttttgtttttgtttttttgtttttccttcatccaggctcatgtgaacttatcaacagattggatggcaaataaatactacGGAAATATTaaggtggccctaagaagtttttaatggtagggtgttcaatcaccactgtttcctagagtatggtccacctgataattagattttctttatttttggggccatgccctaaaattatctttaaaaaatggatgaacggtgtggatatagaatacacacatcaaggtgggccccactgtaaggtCTAAACCGTCTTGGGTGGAGCCGGGTCTCATCTATATATGCCCCGTGTGGCCAGCAGAATTTATTAGGCAGAAATCCATGAAATAGAGTACATGAGCACAGCCCATTTCATTATCTTTGCAGGAACCGCACTCAAGCTTTACACATCTGCCACGTCACGTGTGCTTCTGGTGGTGCGTGTGGGACTTGCAAACCTATTGGGAAATTAGCCTGATCAGATCTGGACACGTTAACTAAACAATTATAAACATTAGCAAGTTTCACCGCCCTTTTCTGTGATCAGtgcatctggaccgtccatctgttacTCCGATGGCACGATGTCAAACCTAACTAATTAAGTCTGCAACCGATGACATTctctttgattttttgtttttaattagtTCAGTGTTTTTTTCCCCACATAGTTCTTGCTCCCACGTGTGACAAGTGGCACGAATTTTCACCGTACGCCCCTTCACATAACATAAGGTGGGAAGTGGCATATTGAccaatgaaattttattttttttatttttattttttttgaccaATGAGAATTCATTGCTCCACGGTATTTATTTAAGAATCCATGGACGACAGTGACCTTCTGATTTTTGCGATTTGAATTTGGACTGCTCAcgattttacttttaaccatccatttaatagtCCATCAATTGCATGGTTAGGATTGATTTCTTAAATGTGATTTAAGAGATATGTTCAATCTACAATATGTCCCAAggtttggacagtctagatttcCAAGCATGCTTGTCACATGCTAGTAggacgagtcaccaccatttttaaaacaGTGGTGAACTATCGTAGACAAAAATATATTCTATCCAATCTTATTATGATTTAAGCAGACTATATCCGAAGAATAACAGCCGGCGGATTAATAAAACATGTTTGCAtttaagaaaaggaagaagagccGGCTAATTAACAAAACATGTTTGTAATTGGAGACCTTatacatgaacggtttggatcatcacgtGGCCATACTTAAGGGGCAACAGCTTGACGGGAAATTCCACGCACATTCAAAATGAAACGGTGTATCAAGCAGACTCATCccatgaacatgatgtattaacCTTCCTCATTTTGTTATTCATTTGTAGGAACCTCCTCATTTCAACCACAGTCATCCCATGAACATGATGTTTCACTAACATTATGTTCCGGAAAGTATTATTAGTCTTATAATCCATTATATAAAACTTTTCCTTTAGTTTCATTTGTATATGGGATCACATAATGATATCGAGCAAGTTGCGAATGCATTATTAGCACAATTAGACTGAAAGAAGTCTAAAAGAAAGTTGAAGTAGTTTATCAGAATTGGACTCAGTCCTACGTAAGGCATGATGTAACTGGGTCTAGGTATGTCCGGTTCAACATGAAAAAAATTACCTTTCAAAGTTTTGATCATAAAAaactataacttttgattcggACATCGTCACGAAATGCGGatttattgattttaatatagTAATGTATCCAAGAATAACCAACCTACACAATAGGTCGTGGACATCTGTTTTGCCAAAAAAGCTCGTTTTAAGGgtcaaaatgaaattttaaaaaaactatACTACTTTTTTGTAACTTCCATCATCATTATAtctcataattttaaaattttgtcttTTTAAATGTGGATTGTAACAACGTCGGGAATGTTCCAGTAAGATCTTATTGACAtttctatttttgaaaaaaataaaataaaattagcctTTCAAGGATATTTTACTATTTTGAGTAAATTTTAATCAATGAAGATTTTTTGTCATCTATATAAGTAATGTAATTGAGAAATCTTAGaattattattcaataaaaatatttaaattttttctcTTACTTCTGGTAGACTCAAAAACCCACCcaccttatggattcaaggttttaattAATTAAGGAAAACGGTAATCTTCTTCTAATCTTTTCATACTTTTTAACCTGCGTCACATAATACTCTAAAAcacacatctccacttcatccacctagCTTATGTCTATGACTAGAatttttctcactctctctcctttcctgAATTTTTGGCTTAGGTAAGATATAAAAAATGGTTATTTTAGAATACTTCTTGGTTAGTAattttaactaattcctcatgTATACTCTTACTATTGCTAAAATTATATTCTATATATTCTATTTATTTGGGCTAATGTAAAATCATGAGTTAATAAAGCATTTCTCCATAACTGTAGCTTTGCGTTTACTCTGACTCATCAACGAACCCAAGTGAATAgcaaataacatatattataacatCTCTTCTCGTAGATGCCTCACTAATTCATCACAACGATTGTAACTaatgcaataaaataaaataaagaagggcTTGTTGGCAACCCTGCTTCAACAACTTAAAGAAACTTACCACAATTTGATCAGTTTATAATTTGAGCAAATGTATGCATCGTTCCTGTGCATCAAGTGTCCTTCCAGAGTACCAAATAACATCCCAGGTGCACCATGCGAAGCTCAAGAAAAAATTCCGCGACAAACGTTTGCTCGAATGCATTATTTGGATTTTAGCCTTATTTAAAATGGgttctaatgatttttttttaattttttctttttattattattattgttttttaatggtggatgggcAATATTGGACGAAAGCTCTTGAATTGGATTAGTTCAACTTTTGATAATTTAGTTCTTTTGCTTTGAATGGGGACGGGAACAATGAACTTTGTATGATTAAAGGGCTGAAATATTACACGAGACGACAGTTTTTTCGGTCATCCCCTACGTACCCAGGGAATCCCTATAAGATAAACGGTTAGGGACAAAGGAAAGAGTCCAAATCCAACGTCAAAAGTCGCAAACATATCATATCATAATACGTGTGCATGAATTCGAGCAAACCTCTCCTCGACGTTCATTACAGAATACACACGCTCACTCAAATATtgtaaaaaaaaactccaaactcACGTGGTGGCCAAACCGATaattggatgggcttgattttttggtACCCCGTTTTCATGTCAGGGAAACCCAGCTGGACCGACTGGATGCCAtacatacaacacggtgggccccatatgctGCACAAAATTCTTCTCTACAACAGGCCTCGTTATTATTGATTAtgcgaaaggaaaaaagaaaagaaaagaatacatataatataatatgaaacAAAAGAATGAGATATCAAcgaaaaaacagaaataaaataacAGACCTCATCCTATGAAAAAAGAGCCTCGACTAAAcacaaaccaaaaaaaagaaaaaaagaatatccAAATGATATTCAGTCGATTGGATCTGGGCGTGCATTTTATATCGGTCGAGATCTCATCCTACTACTCGATCATCCCTTCTTTTGTTTCATCCGACGGTCAGACCTCATCCTCAGCTGGGCCAGCTGATCTTCCCAAGTTGCTCTCGAGAACTCCGATTTCGTCGCACCCATGTAAGTATTTGCTGCCTTGCACAAACCCAACTCATAGTCGTGCTTCCTACGCGAGACCGGATCGGACAACGTCTCATAAGCCTTGCGAAGCTCGACGAACATCCACGTGAATTCTTCTTTCCTAGAAGGAGGGCAAACATCTGGGTGGCAACGAAGTGCCATGTTCCTATAAGCTTTCTTTATCTCGTCGAAGCTTGCATTCTCTGAGTCGAGCGACAGAAGTTTGTAGAAATTCGTCCCGCTTACCGTTTTCGATATGGTTGCACTGCATGAGATTGTTTTGGTCTTGGTACGTGTTTGGAGGCTGCGACGAGAGGAAAATTTGATGGGTTTGTACATACTGAGGCTAGAACTAATGGCAATATCCATGGTTTGCAtgagattgaaagggattggaattGAGATGAGGGTGATTGGAATGATGAAATGAAACGGGTAGATGAAAATGGATTTGAGATGAAGATGATTGGAATGATGAAATGAAATGGATATATGGAAATTAGAGTGATTGGGATGATGaaaactcatacatatatatagactgagagagagagagagagagagagagagagagagagagagagagagagagaagcaaagtCGTATTAGTTTGGTGGCGACAAGAACAAGGGTTAAAGACTTTCAACGCGTTTTCTTGTATGGTAagtatcgagagagagagagagagagagagagagcttctgGACTTTTTAAACGgagtaaaaggaaaaaaaaaaagaggcgtGTTTAGCCGACCGTCCTTTGGATGAAATGTAGTCAAAGTTGATGACGGTTGATTAATTGTTTTACGTGGGTCGAGGGATGTGTGGGTGATTGTGACCGTCCGTCTCACCTGTTGCTATTGCTAGATGACATGAATCTTCGTAACTATGATGAAGAGATTATCCCATCCATTGATTTAGAAGTTGAACATGGATCACTCCATCGTCaaaatttctctctctttgtttttttttgggttagcttgttagtacacacacatgtgtgtacacacactccatgttagccacccccgcgctagggatcgataccaagacctcaagtgttgaaacgaggtatctccactcactCTGCCAGTAGAGCTATGGTTACGGGTGTCAAAATTTATCTCTTAATATGGATTTTCAGAAGTTAAGGCTAGAAATAGGTAGGGTCCACCTACGTGTCAACTTGGGCAAAGCTGGATGAGGAGTTGGGACAGAAAATATGGCTCATGTAAGTAAATGGATAACAGTCAGGTATTTGAACTTTGAAGGCCACAAATAGACGGCTGCGCCTTGGTTACATCTGATATCACGAGCCATTGTAgtaacagatggacggtccacatgcACTGATCACCAAAAACAAAAAGGACTTGAAACTTGCTAATtgttaaattatttcaaaatttaaatattttacatTAACAAACATAATAATTTTCAATGAAATTGCAAGAAATTAAAAACTGACCATATACTAACATTACTTTAatgtgaaatcataaacaaaaatacatTGAAAGATAACAACTGGAAATATGTATGTAATAGCTTATTTAAAGAATGTTGCCAGCCGAATTGATTAAGTAAAAATTCATAATAGAGTCCGACTGTAACAGCTCGATTTTGGCTCCACACTCAAGCTTTAGATATCTGCCACGTCATGTGTGATTCTCATGGTGCGTGTCGGGCTTGCAAACCTGTTGGGAAATTGTCTTGATCAGATTTGGACATATTAACTAAATTACAATAATAATATTAGCAAGTTTTATTCACAGCCTTTTTTCTATGATCAGTGCACGTGTACGGTCATCTGGAAATCGGATTATGTACTGaataaactcaggtgggccaccgtgaatgtatgttgtggtttatccacgccatccatccgtttttcccgttcatatatatccaaagctcaagttgatcataccacaagaagcagtggaataatgattttcaccgttgaaactttgttAGGCcttatagtaatgtttatttgccatccaacctgtttatataaTCATATGAACATAgtcaaagggaaaacacaaatataaacttgataaaaacttttgtggcttccaAAGAACTTTCAACAGTTGATGTTCagttaacactgtttcctggaatTTCACAGGAGTCCAGTCTAAATAAATACTGTGGAGCAAGGAATCCTCATTGGTCGATATGCCACGTCCCACCTTCTGTTATATGGACGGGGCACACATTGACGTCACCTAGTTccagcggattgcgtggtgtgcttttaaagaaaaaaaaaaacccacctacctccctctctctctctctctctctctctctctgtatatatatatatatatatataacaaaaaaaaatccacctctctctctctctctctctctacatatatatatatataaaaacactGATTACAATTCATTCGGGCCGCTCCAACCTGGAAAAAGGGTAGCCGGGTCAGACCTACCATATCATATCATGctgaaacaaaaagaaaagaacaaaaaggtGAGCTATACACCCTGCCCTGTGCCAACCAAAAAACCACTGCTCAGACTCGCCTATTGTATGCCCTGTTCCGTAAGATGGTTCCTCCACAAAACACCCATCCACGGATCACCCTATGCTGGGGTACAAGACAGATAGCTGGAACAGACAGCAGACAACAGCACACCCCTCCACGGATCACCCTGTGCTGGCGTACAAGACAGATAGCTGCAACAGACAGCAGACAACAGCACACCCCCACACGGATCACCCTGTGCTGGGTCCAACACCCCACCAACCTCAGTGGTGTGTTTACGCCACCAAGttcattgggcccaccatgatgtatgtattatatccacactttccatccattttgtgagatcatgcTAGGGCATTCACCCAAAAGGCAGCGGAAAAAtgatgccaccattgaaaccttaccagggcccacctttaatggggatcgtccatcatgcggggACCAACTTCAAAGTGGACAGTCTATTATGTGGGGTCAGCCTTGGATGTAGGTTATTCATCTTTagaggctgaaatttgatgtgaactatcatcatgtgggatccaccatcaaTTTTagtgtccatcatgtagggcccaacttcaatatccaccacccatcatgtgaagcccacctttgatgtgcatTGTCGATTTGTGGGCCTCACATttaatatgggccatccatcatgtgggacctaccttggatgtgggtcattagGGGCCgacttttgatgtgggccatccattgtggggcctacttttaGTGTCCACCGCCCATCATATttagcccacctttgatgtggaccatccatagtatggggcccaccttcaatttgggtcatccatcatgtgaggttcacgttggatgtgagccattcatcattagaggccaacctttgatatggaccgtcattatgtggggcccagcttgatgtGGACAGTCATTATATGGGGCCCGGCTTGaggtgggtcatccatcatatgggttcaccatcattattaattgtccatcatgtggggtccacgtttAATGTTAATCACACCCCGAAATTCGGTACTCGAGTTGGCcaggcccgaacccgaattcccgGACTATGAgttgtatttaaataaaatatacatcgcaacccacattatttcatgcattttcaaggcaatcagagcaaACAAAACGATAATAATCATTGTTATTAAATAACATTCACTAATCAAATCTTGAATctttaattacataaaaaaataataacaaaatgtattgaatttaaaaaaatcttCAAATAGAACAATAGAAAAAATCATCAATCTTACCCAACCGgttcttcatatacaaaccctGCAAAACAGTTTATACGGGTGTGAGCGCGAcggctcgtagggtcacatccttcctaaaattgaaaattttacgttaatacaaataaaactcaataaaataaataggaacaattacgagtattgaatcggcattttacatgacaacaataacaatttatttttttttcatgacaaCAAAATAAGACAATGCAGTCATCTAAAATCTTTTTTGGTTCGATTCAGGGCAGAGCAccagtgttgatccttttagggaatgacccttggcaaagcacctggtgaataaacttttagggtaaatacacAGGGTAAAgtacccgtgtgtgttgatccttttagggaatcgcccagggcagagcacccgtgccgatcctttcgggaatgaccttcggtagagcacccataaaaatataatgatccttttagggcagagcacccataaattCAAATACATTATTTATCATGTAATAATAATGAATTAATTGCAATTTAAACACATAACGATAATTAATTGAAAtcaattaataactcaaataaattaccTTTATACTATgcaattaagaatcaaataaaataatctgcaattaataataataatcaaataaattgaacacataacaaataatcaaatcaatctatattAACCTAAAATTTCCAAtagggaagatcacctacctggTATGATGATAAAACACTCTGATATAGATATAAATTTTCATAGGATTATTCTCAAGA
This window encodes:
- the LOC131241985 gene encoding chaperone protein dnaJ 20, chloroplastic-like, with translation MDIAISSSLTMFKPMEFSSRRSLQTRSKTKTISCSVTRSNTVSETNFYKLLSLDSEKAGFDEIKKAYRNKALRCHPDVCPPSRKEEFTWMFVELRKAYETLSDPISRRKYDCELGLCKAADTYMGATRSEFSRATWEDQLAQLRMRSDRRMKQKKGSSSSRMRSQQM
- the LOC131241986 gene encoding chaperone protein dnaJ 20, chloroplastic-like, which translates into the protein MDIAISSSLSMYKPIKFSSRRSLQTRTKTKTISCSATISKTVSGTNFYKLLSLDSENASFDEIKKAYRNMALRCHPDVCPPSRKEEFTWMFVELRKAYETLSDPVSRRKHDYELGLCKAANTYMGATKSEFSRATWEDQLAQLRMRSDRRMKQKKG